The nucleotide window GTTATTTTGGGAGAGAAGAAAAAAGCCTCTCAGCTACTGGATGTCGATAGCATAGAAAAGGTCTTCCTATTAGATGACCACGTAGGATGTAGTTTTGCTGGATTGGCTTCGGACGGAAGGATTTTAATAGATTATGCCAGGAACTCTTCTTTGCAACACAGACTCGTTTATGACGAACCGATTAGCATTGACTATCTAACCAAGCTGATATCCGATGTGAAACAGATGTACACTCAACATGGAGGAGTTAGACCTTTCGGTGTTGCCCTCATTATTGGGGGAGTAGATAGGGGCACGACTAAACTTTTCATGACTGAGCCAAGCGGTCAATTCATGCCTTACCAAGCTGTTGCTATAGGTCAAGGAGGTTATAACGCAACTGACTTCCTCGAGAAAAACTATAGGGAGGATTTAAGCACAGAAGACACTATCGTTTTAGCCTTAAATGCTTTGAAGGCTACATTGAAACCAGGAGAGAAAATAGGGCCAGGTAACGTGGAGATAGGATTTGCCACCAAGGATGGTATCTTCAGGAAGATGAGTGTTGAGGAGAGGACGGCGTATCTCCAAAAGATATAAGGTGATCAAAATATATGGGGCCAAAGGATTACGTAGTAATAAAGTATGAGAGCCATGGAGAAAGATTTGAAATTTTAGCTAAACCTAAAGAGGCTTCCCTCATAAGAGAGGGGAAAAACGTATCCTTATCCGATGCTGTAGTTTCTGACACTATATATAAGGACGTAAA belongs to Metallosphaera tengchongensis and includes:
- the psmA gene encoding archaeal proteasome endopeptidase complex subunit alpha — encoded protein: MAFGPAAMGYDRAITIFSPDGSLYQVDYAFEAVKKGWTTLGVRTRNAVVILGEKKKASQLLDVDSIEKVFLLDDHVGCSFAGLASDGRILIDYARNSSLQHRLVYDEPISIDYLTKLISDVKQMYTQHGGVRPFGVALIIGGVDRGTTKLFMTEPSGQFMPYQAVAIGQGGYNATDFLEKNYREDLSTEDTIVLALNALKATLKPGEKIGPGNVEIGFATKDGIFRKMSVEERTAYLQKI